The genomic DNA gctgtaagcgatttcagccgttctacttccacgagactgagccgttggattagccacaccccctctttccaaaaccccgacctccaaagataccaaaattagATTTattgagcagaaacggttgttaaaaacaacagctgcaaaatagcgccctcaactgacaactgttatgaacaacatagcataaaaatgcattatgactcaataattcactgcaactacaatactatgaaaacgcacaaaatgattgacaggtagaaaacGTCATTGTCTGCGGACTGCAGACACATTTTCGTTTGCTGTTtgcagagtctagagctgtcacagagaccagtgagatctCATgatacttatttcattaatatctttcagggagtaggaacatttttttgcatacctttccatgaaaaaatagccaggcagtgtacatatatataagATATAATGTATAATGACTTTTTTGCTGTGAAATCAGCCTGTTGTAACGGATGCTCTCAAGACACAGGAGAGACACAAGATCACAAGTCAtacttgcaataaaaaaaaaaaaaacgtttctgtGTCAGCCAGCTAAATAACGCTAACATGGTGACATATTTAAATCAGCACAATTTGCAACAGCAATGTTAATTTTATGACAGAAAACTAAAAACATGTACTTGTACAATGAATGTAAGATGCACTGGCAACACAGCACTAGCTCCAACTGGCCCCAAATTGCTCGCACTGGCCCTGTTGGGGaagtccttattgttgagccctgtgtGTCCTTGTTTGGTTGGTTCTTTGTGTCCTAACGTGTGCTTGGCATCTCTGTTCTCTTCAGCCATTCACTGTCTGACTGCAGAAGTGTTTTCTCAGCTTTTAGGTTCCTGCACTTTGAAATTCCCAGAACAAGACGAGCAGGTATGCACCCTCTCTCGCTGAGCTGCCCTCTCTGCCTGTGCTCTTCCATTGCTCTCTGATCTCAACTGAAAATCTAGACAAAAATCTCAATAGAAAAGCCTAAACAAAAATCAGGCTGAGCAAACACTTTGAAATTGCATTATGCCATAGATATGTTATAATATATGTATGTCACAGGTTGACAGCAGAATTGACATGGAGAGTCCACATGGGCTTCATGGGTACATGTTAACTTTAACAACATCCACTGCTACTTGTTTTAGCCTAATTGTCCTTTTTCAAATGATTTGGCCTCTCTTGCAGGTTTTAAatgcatatactatatatatcacATATATACTAAAAATAACGCAACTAGGGATGGGCTATATGGCTTAaattatattgcaatattttttcagccttttgacaatatttaatATAGTCACGAGACAATGAGACATGGCGATAAGTAGTTATGCTCTTTAGGAAGCTTATTGGACAAATAAAATAGCATTAACATCATTGTGATATTTACAGTGCTGCTTAATTTAATttcaccagcaaaatcattgtaATTATATCAAGAATATTTTGGCACTAGAGCCAACACTGTTTTGCCCTTTGAATCTCATTAATACTTAAATATGACATCTGTGAGAGCAGAATACACACGTGTAAACTCATCCATCATGGCCCATTTCCATATTGTCAACAATGCCAGCTCATTGCCTGAGAAAAGAGAGTATTTATAATCCGCCATACTCTTATACCCTTCCTCCAGGTCATTGTCATGTCGGGTCAGGAGACCATCCGGGTGCTGGAGGTGGAGGTGGATACAGCCCTGTCCTCCTCAGAGGCCGATGGGAAGTTGGAGTCAGGGGGTGAGGAGGGGGGTGGACAGACCCTGGAGGCAGCTGAGGAGGCATTGGATAGTCCGGTTACCATAAGCACTACCACAGCTGGTAAGACTTATAAGACTCCTGATATAAATAGCAGTGTTAGTTTGGTACCATAGCAGTCCAGCATTCAAACCTACCATTATCAAAGATGTATTTAGAAATAGTCATAATTGTAATAAATATATGGTTAAGAGACACCACCATTTATTATGCTTCTATGAATAAAAATGCATTGTTTATCTATTTggcactaaaataatgttttttatttgcttGTAGTGTCTGTGGAGGACTCCTCACCTGCAGTCCAGACTGTGGTCTCCAAGCACATCAGTGTGACACAAGCCCAGCCCCAGACCAGCGTACCTATCACTGTTCAGGCGTGCCCGCAGGTAAACCACATTgtccttttttaaatcatgtgTCCATCGGGAACAGTTAATTTGTTAGGTATTGAGCAGGATAGGTTATTGTTAGGTAAATTGTGAAGTTCAAACATATTTTAGATGAATATATGGTTTCTGTCAGTTAAGCTCATTCTGTATCAACAGTCacaattcataattttttttccaataacTCCTTATAATGATAGTCACAATGCACCAAATACATCATCATTTTAtgtcattctccctctctctgaccctaAGAATTAAATTGCCTGTTTTTGCTATTGTACCTTTTAAGACTTCTATGAGTAAATgatctctgttatgattggctaaattTAGTGTACTGTAATAGTTCACACTGTCACAGGTCATGGCCAAgagtcaaaaatggtcttcggaGGTGGCTGATGTACACGTGAAGTTATAACATAATtccaattaattaatatttaatgtaattatgGAGTTGCCTATCATATATATGTTGGAtgtacaagttatttttgatcatcttCGCATAtgaaacatttagaatttgtcaGTGTTTGTTTTACTTCCAAGATGCTATgagaaattaaactaaactaacttaatttaattaacttaacaccttatttctatagggcTAGTTGTCTTCTGACTGTACATGAATACAGTACTTTACTAAGGTGGGACTTTGCTATCAGTGAAAATGTTTGTCCCTACTCTTTAacaaatatttattcattatgCTCTTAATGATTAAAGTAATTTCTATAGAGAATATATGAATACCCAAAGGTAAACATGGatggtttgtttcctaatattaAACATCATTTGAACAGAATTTAATAAGGGTGATAATGTGCAGTTTGAAAACCCTTTATTTTAGCACATGGTGTAGCTGTTTTCCTTGtcagtggtggttagaatgtCTGGCTGTCTAGCCGCTTGAGATGTTTGATTTCGTTCACAGCGCTAGAATTTAAATGGGTGATGAAAGTTTTGTGGTCTGTGCCACGATATTGAGAGAATCTGGATTGAGCAGCGTGAGACAGGAGAGCTCTGCGCTCTCCTGTCTTTGGAGCACAAATATCAGGAAGATTTTGCGCCAGTGCGCTCCAGATATAGCGTGCGACACTCCCGTTAAACACAGATGCACGTGTcatatgagaagcatatttagtgcttatgagGCAAGATGAATGTAATTGAATTTGCTTCGGCAGCCCGAAATTTTGTTTGGGCTGCTGCAGAAAAATTTTAAATGCCGGGAAAAACCctgatttatttataaatgttggCAATCATACATTAAATTGCTCAAGGTTGCGATGCTATAACTATAGCCATGAAGATTTCTTAACCCCATTGCAGCTTAGTTTCCATAAATGCTTTATGTTGTGAATGTAATGTACATCTACATAGTACATCAAACTCTTTTATTACAAAAGAGTAAAATAAGATTTCCCATGATATGGCtccttaatatttaataataataacagtagttCATAAAGAAAGTATGTATTAAAATCTATACAATGTTATCCTGGCAGGTACTGACTCAGGATGGTTTGGCCTCTCTGATGACTGGCATGTTCACTCAGCAAGGTTCTCTGGCTCAGCCCTTGCTCATCCCTCTGAGTATGGCCGGATCTGTGGGCGGTCAGGGTGGTCTGGCTGTGCTCACCCTACCCACTGCTACTTTCGCCACCTTATCTAGCCTTGCTGCTGCCAGCCCTGGTGGAGGACTGCTGAAGCTGCCGTTTGCTGGACTGCAAGGTATGCTGCTCAcacatgtaatgttttttttcatAAAGTGTATTCTCCCCAAAGCATCTTAGAAAAAGTGCATGTAGTATTTTTTTGGTAACATTTGCTTCTGTTGGCTATGAGATACAATTTAGAATACATGTCTGTTGCAGCATATTGTGTTATtgtaaatggggggggggggcgttcgAAGCCAGTCAGCATTTCAGAATAATGGAAAATGTAGCAATGCAATGTGTTTTACTGAGCAGGCAAACTCAATTTGCACATCATTTAAATCTGGCCCTGGAAACAGTTAATATCTCAAATGAATTACTTAATACTTCTAAAATACTCAATATAactctatttataattatattttatatagggctgtcaatttaacatgttatttcagtgtgattcattatataaacaataaagtgttaaaaaagtagcacaattaatcatgtccccggactgtaataaggaatattcctactattggagcaattcaagcttgaagtaccacctgctttcagcagagggcagtaagcgaaacACCAGTTAcatattgtcttatcaatgctttacttgtctgccataataatgtaatgcattttaattatcttaattattatatttacatttataaatatttaaatataactatttttaattttttaatcactgtatattgaattattgttacttgggggggcctttctcagcaaatatttatacattcatttaattgtgattaatttgattaatctgcatatcatgtaattaatttgattaaacctTGTAATTGATTGGCAGCCCTAattttatacactgcctggccaaaaaaaaagtggcTGTTTGGAGCAGATACTTACGaacctatgattggatcattattgcagtgattaatatgtttcagctggcaaaagttattttaaccctaactgatgcagtgtgtagcttctcattttttaaacaaccttgtcggaagacgtatcccctggtcgtggaaaagatgttactgtgtttcagaaggggcaaattattggcctgcatcatgcaaagaaaacaactaaggagattgctgaaatcactggaattgggttaagaacagtccaacgcattattaaaacctggaaggatagtggtgagccatcagcttcgtggaagaaatgtggtttggaaaaaaatcttgaatgatcgtaatCGGAGATATGGGTATTCCAGGATgataatgccaagattcattgggctcaaattgtgaaagagtggttcagggagcatgaggaattattttcacacatgaattggccaccacagagtcctgaccttaacccaagGCTATTCAACTTCACAGCCaagtgggccagatggaaaaaatGGCATGTGGGCCAAGCCAGtatattttgttaatgaaaaGCTTCTATCAGATATTGTGTTTATAGTAGGCCTATAATGTTTGTTcactacataaataaaacatcaagAGAAAACATATTCAGCAGAaaattctgaaaaacaaaaaaagaatcaactaaaaagtgctttaaaattggTCCATAACTGAGAAAGTAAATCAGATTTCtacaaaacattttattgaacaataacagTGAAGTTTGTTATAGATACAATGATTCAAACTCAAATGTTTTCTTCACCAAATTAATGAAGTTTTGTGTTTCTCCGAACTAGCGCTTTTTCAGTATGATTTTAGTTACTCTTCCTATTTCATTAAAATTCCGGATAATTATTATTTGTTGCACAACCTctgaaagcatttaaaaacaTGGAGCTCCTGCACGAAACACTGTAAAAACATTGAGACCTGCGACTTTGCGAGGTTTACATAGgagaacaattgaaaaacagcaccatcagacACTaaatgtgttcggtgtgaacagcccctaagacaactgacaacctcaTGCGGGCCACTGAAAGTTTCAAACGGACTGGATTTTGCCCGTGGACCACCAGTTGAATAGGCCTgccttaaccccactgaaagtctttgggatatgctggagaagactttacggagtggttcgactttCCCGTTATCAATACAAGATaccggccaaaaattaatgcaactttggatggaaataaatgttgttacgttgcataaggttgtcgaaacaatgccacgaaaAATaagcgccgtaatcaaagctaaatttGGTCCAACACAAtattaaagcattttatttttttttatttttggccaggcagtgtagtatCATAGTACTTATATTTCTAAAGTAAGAGATTTGAATAATGGACAAATACCACACATAACCAAGCTAAATCCAAGCTATCCAATTACACTTGAACAAACTTGCAACCTTCCTTATTTACAGCCTTGGTTACACAACTTTTGTTATAAGAGTGGTACTTTAAGAAGACTGCAGTTGAGTGTTTGTTTGGGTTTTATAcagttgtaattattttttaattgctttgttaatttttatttttaattttgacaaagttcaaatcaaatcaaatcaaatcacttatattgtcacacaaccatatacacaagtgcaatagtgtgtgaaattcttgggtgcagttccgagcaacatagcagtcatgacagtgataaaGACATATATCAatgtacaataaacatcagatttacacaacacaatttaaaatctaatatacacataattacacacaacacaatatacaaataataacatacagtgtacattatacaatatacacaatatagaatacatattatacaaaaaaaaatagtatatatagtatatataaaacatacagtaggttgtattgtactgtattgacattcaggctgtcggctgatagtcagttgccagtgtgaatataatttatgacagtccagtgtgagataataagattaataaagtgcagtgctgatgtatgttgatcgtgagagatcaagagttcaaaagtctgattgcttgggggaagaagctgtcatgtagtcggctggtgcgggtcctgatgctgcgataccgcctgcctgatggtagcagtgagagcagcccatggctcaggtggctggagtctctgacgatccttttttcacacaccgcctggtatatatgtcctggaggtagggaagctcacctccgatgatgtgtctggcagtaccaggcagtgatgcagccagtcaggatgctctctacagtgctggtgtagaaccgtgtgaggatgtggcggttcattccaaacttcctcagccgtctcaggaagatgaggcgctgatgagccttcttcacaacggcctcagtgtggacggaccatgtgagttcctcagtgatgtggacacccaggaacttgaagctgctgactctctccactggtgctccattgatggtgatggggctgtgttctctttctcttctcctgaagtccaccacaagctcctttgtcttactgacgttgagggagaggttgtgttcctaacaccagcgtgtcagagtgtgcatctcctctctgtaggctgtaaTAATACAAGTGATACTTTTTCAACAGAATGCCACAAAAGTTTTTCCAACTTTgtcaaaaaaagaataaaaacattccaaaatatagctgcaagcagccatTCTGGGGCCAAGCCCCATAAACTGCCTATATGGCCTTTATGGCCTATAGGACCTATAGGACCCTCAGAGTGGCTACGGTGTATTTTGCATGATgttgatgaagcataccaattcaaaagataaaaaaaaagtttaatataattaaaaatggtAGAGAGGCAGTATGGCCGATATGGGAAAAATTGGTATcattgaaatcctcatgacccaaggaaCCAGAGACACcaacttcatgattttatgacagacagttcaaaagttatgggcaaaaaCAACGTTTCACATTTATTGACCCATAGGTGGTGCCGTCTCCAAACtctgcatgtaccctcagatcatggtcctgatgaagcataccaagatTTGTTTCGATAggataaagtgttaccaagattaAGCCTTAAATCCTATTCGACCTCATTAACTTCACGATACTGTGACTTTTCAACAATTGCAAAAATCAAAATGAAGTGAATTCATATCAGTGCGGCTCGGTCTGGAGATtcatttgagccattgtttgggaaAATCAGACCAAGTTTACAGGATGTGAAaggtttaaactgtaaacatcataatccaagatggcagccactgtaatgggcagacatttaatgtaaggggtccattGATATCAtcaagaggagagtaatcagactaAAAAGAATTAAGTCtctaggacaaacggttcaaaagatacggccaaaagaaaagttaatttttgacatggtggtggcactatagagtacaggtgcatctcaataaattagaatgtcgtggaaaagttcatttatttcagtaattcaactcaaattgtgaaactcgtgtattaaataaattcagtgcacacagactgaagtagtttaagtctttggttcttttaattgtgatgattttggctcacatttaacaaaaacccaccaattcactatctcaaaaaattagaatacatcataagaccaataaaaaaaaaaacatttttagtgaattgttggccttctggaaagtatgttcatttactgtatatgtactcaatacttggtaggggctccttttgctttaattactgcctcaattcggcgtggcatggaggtgatcagtttgtggcactgctgaggtggtatggaagcccaggtttctttgacagtggccttcagctcatctgcattttttggtctcttgtttctcattttcctcttgacaataccccatagattctctatggggttcaggtctggtgagtttgctggccaatcaagcacaccaacaccatggtcatttaaccaacttttggtgcttttggcagtgtgggcaggtgccaaatcctgctggaaaatgaaatcagcatctttaaaaagctggtcagcagaaggaagcatgaagtgctccaaaatttcttggtaaacgggtgcagtgactttggttttcaaaaaacacaatggaccaacaccagcagatgacattgcaccccaaatcatcacaaactgtggaaacttaacactggacttcaagcaacttgggctatgagcttctccacccttcctccagactctaggaccttggtttccaaatgaaatacaaaacttgctctcatctgaaaagaggactttggaccactgggcaacagtcaagttcttcttctccttagcccaggtaagacgcctctgacgttgtctgtggttcaggagtggcttaacaagaggaatacgacaactgtagccaaattccttgacatgtctgtgtgtggtggctcttgatgcccagcctcagtccattccttgtgaagttcacccaaattcttgaatcgattttgcttgacaatcataaggctgcggttctcttggttggttgtgcatctttttcttccacactttttccttccgctcaactttctgttaacatgcttggatacagcactctgtgaacagccagcttctttggcaatgaatgtttgtggcttaccctccttgtgaagggtgtcaatgattgtcttctggacaactgtcagatcagcagtcttccccatgattgtgtagcctagtgaaccaaactgagagaccattttgaaggctcaggaaacctttgcaggtgttttgagttgattagctgattggcatgtcaccatattctaattttttgagatagtgaattggtgggtttttgttaaatgtgagccaaaatcatcacaattaaaagaaccaaagacttaaactacttcagtctgtgtgcactgaatttatttaatacacgagtttcacaatttgagttgaattactgaaataaatgaacttttccacgacattctaatttattgagatgcacctgtatatcctaGAGACCCTACatttggtatgggggctattcatgaccacccttatcagtgtgccaaattgtCTTATGTATggtatgggctgccatagactcccagccagaagaagaataataatacGGAAAACTAACGGATGCAATAGGTGCTACAGTCACTTCgaggcttggcccctaataatcaAACAAGCCTAGTTGCTACTATTATTACAATTGtaatttattacaaattattacaatctGTTTATTATGTGTTTAACAAGCACAATTAATCAGTTGTATCTGACAGTTTAGAGGCAACTGGCTGTCCCCGAGCCACAAGCACATCTGTtccatatatactgtatcttgtCTGGTGTGGCTAGTGGTCTTGAATGTGggcttttttgtttttcctcttccAGCTGCTACTGTGTTAAACTCTGTCCAGACGCAGCTGCAGTCTCCTGGGCAGGCGGTTCTGCAGCCTCAAGTTTCTTCTCTACAGTCCGTACAGGCAACCTTGCAGCCAACACAGATGACACCAACCACCACTATGTCTGCTGTGCAGAAATTGTCAGAGCCCAGCGCTTCTGTTGCAACGCTTCAGACTGCAGGCCTGTCCATCAACCCTGCTATTGTGAGTAGCGaaatgtttttatagtaaaaacgtGTGTTGGGTTTAGTTGGATCAAAAATGTAGAAAATGGGGGGGTTAAATGTGTTTTAAGGAATGAACGAAGTAAATTTTGGCTATTTTGATAAGTCAAATGAATGTTAAAGATTCAGGATTCTAGGACCTTATAAAAACAACTGAGTAGGAATAcctctattaaagggatagttcacccaaaaatgaaacttctctcatttacttaccctcatgccattccacatgtgcatgaatttcttttttctgcagaacacaaacgaagatttttagaagaatatttcagctctgtaggtccatacaatgcaagtgaataagtactaaaaatttaaagctccataaagcacataaaggcaacatgaaagtaatccatacgacgactcgtggttaaatccatattttcagaagtgatactgtatgataggtgtgggtgagaaacagataaaaatgtaagtccttttttactataaatctccattttcacagtcttattttgtttttggcaattcacattctttgtgcatatcgccacctactgggcaggaaggagaatttaaagtaaaaaaggacttaactatagatctgtttctcacccacacctatcatatcgcttctgaagatatagatttaaccactggagtcttatggattacttttacgctgcctttgtgtgctttttacgTCATTCTAGTGTGGGCGAGATGCTTGAAAGTAGCAAATTGaatatgttttcaaatgaaaacatttcagtgtggatgtggccaaagTCAGTGGGATAGTTTAGAactttaatattacatttatttttgctttGCAAATACTGTAATAAAGTATTTTGCATAAAACctgatcaatattttatttttttcagatcagTGCTGCCTCTCTGGGAGCACAACCACAGTTTATCAGTTCTCTTACTACAACTCCCATCATTACTAGTGCCATGTCTAATGTGGCAGGACTGACAAGTCAACTTATTACTAACGCACAGGGCCAGGTCAGTATCTGAGGACTACATTTAAACTGACATGTATTTGTCCTTTAATCtgctaatttaatttattttgtgatttattttctattaacAATGAGAAATGCTTTAACCCTAACTTTACATAAACTTTACAACTTCTATATAGACAACTTTATGATGTTAGTAAGTATCTGTTTTGACCCTTTTCATAGTTTATTACATATCTTCATTATAAttcatatatcattttttttaatagtttactGTTTTACTAATTCTTCATTaatccttaaatgcatgggaatatCACCAAACGcgcttatatatttgttttttttagtgacCCAGCTcctatatctatcacaaatggatccacaaaatgcccagatagtgtacagttttcaaaatattttcaagaccattagaataaaatagaataaaatatatttttatttattttgatgttttatttttcatatatcaaagagacaatgcaagaaatctggacaaatctagaacaggattcaatACTTTCCCACTGAAATTTAATGAACGcagctggctgtcaaacacatattgagctacacaacacataagatacacataagctatacataagctacacatgattattttctcaggcacttcttgaatctaaatagatgcacaacttaaatATTTTCAGTAGTTCACCCagatgacaatagtcatatcgtactgttcatgtgttgtacttgctatagtttacttccaagttgtttcttcatcaaacagcaatgtcaaatgtaaatcaagtcaatcaatgaaacaacagcgccaccttgagtaacaaatagcatgaaTAATATGTATGtttacacgcatatgggatactgataattcaccgtTGTTGCATAGAAAAttaatgtgatatagtatttatttgtatgaatatagtaccaatttctcttgtaataaacaaagaaatagatatcttgtgatagtaaaatgaaaaaataaataaatggatgagttacagggggtggaatgagttcccgggtcactaaagacccaaggtatgcaggTAATATTTGCAATTTGTTGTAATGTTGTGCGCTCACAACAAAAGAGATGCTATATATCACATAATTGAATTTTGGGTGTATAAATTGTGAATTCTTTAAATATCAGActcatttaattttataaatgtctCCAGGTGATTGGAACACTTCCTTTTTTGGTGAACCCTGCATCATTGGCTGGAGCTGCAGCAGCCTCTGCGTTACCTGCTCAAGGCCTGCAGGTTCAGACCATGTCCCCACAGCTGCTCCTGAACTCCCAGGGTCAGATCATTGCTACTATAGGGAACGGCCCTACAGCTGCTTCTCCGTCCACCACCACTGTCCTCCCCAAAGCCACTGTGCCCCTGACACTCACCAAGACCACCACACAGGTACTGCCGTGCCATCTACTGTAGCTCTTCATTAGTCAGTGAGCATATTATAACACTTCATTGTACAGCAGTGTTTCCAACAGAATTCTGGTTTTACAGAATTCATGTCCAACAATTCAGATTAGTTAGTCCTATTATTGGACATAACTACATACTAAAGAAAACTATCTAACTAGTTTTATTAACATATGATGTCTTTTAATTTGAAATACCATTCATTACAATTTGTTCGTTCACTGTTATTGGTTCTCTAGGGTCCGGTTGGAAAAATGGTTCAGTCAAAAGTGATCATTGCTCCCCAGCCCACAGCGGGTAAAGCAGTCACATCCCTCTCCTCTGCTGGTGCCATCGCCTGTGGAGACATGCCAACTGTGGGCCAGCTTGTCAGCAGTATGTTTGTATATTAATCAAGTACTCATGGTCCATATTACTGTATaggcaatatttaaaaatattgcatatatattGC from Myxocyprinus asiaticus isolate MX2 ecotype Aquarium Trade chromosome 29, UBuf_Myxa_2, whole genome shotgun sequence includes the following:
- the LOC127419903 gene encoding POU domain, class 6, transcription factor 1-like isoform X1 — protein: MDTEDLPAINAPLTVNEQLLGSCTLKFPEQDEQVIVMSGQETIRVLEVEVDTALSSSEADGKLESGGEEGGGQTLEAAEEALDSPVTISTTTAVSVEDSSPAVQTVVSKHISVTQAQPQTSVPITVQACPQVLTQDGLASLMTGMFTQQGSLAQPLLIPLSMAGSVGGQGGLAVLTLPTATFATLSSLAAASPGGGLLKLPFAGLQAATVLNSVQTQLQSPGQAVLQPQVSSLQSVQATLQPTQMTPTTTMSAVQKLSEPSASVATLQTAGLSINPAIISAASLGAQPQFISSLTTTPIITSAMSNVAGLTSQLITNAQGQVIGTLPFLVNPASLAGAAAASALPAQGLQVQTMSPQLLLNSQGQIIATIGNGPTAASPSTTTVLPKATVPLTLTKTTTQGPVGKMVQSKVIIAPQPTAGKAVTSLSSAGAIACGDMPTVGQLVSKPQSGVHEEEAINLEEIREFAKNFKIRRLSLGLTQTQVGQALTATEGPAYSQSAICRFEKLDITPKSAQKLKPVLERWLAEAELWNQKGQQNLMEFVGGEPSKKRKRRTSFTPQAIEVLNIYFEKNSLPTGQEITDIAKELNYDREVVRVWFCNRRQTLKNTSKINVFQAH
- the LOC127419903 gene encoding POU domain, class 6, transcription factor 1-like isoform X2 yields the protein MDTEDLPAINAPLTVNEQVIVMSGQETIRVLEVEVDTALSSSEADGKLESGGEEGGGQTLEAAEEALDSPVTISTTTAVSVEDSSPAVQTVVSKHISVTQAQPQTSVPITVQACPQVLTQDGLASLMTGMFTQQGSLAQPLLIPLSMAGSVGGQGGLAVLTLPTATFATLSSLAAASPGGGLLKLPFAGLQAATVLNSVQTQLQSPGQAVLQPQVSSLQSVQATLQPTQMTPTTTMSAVQKLSEPSASVATLQTAGLSINPAIISAASLGAQPQFISSLTTTPIITSAMSNVAGLTSQLITNAQGQVIGTLPFLVNPASLAGAAAASALPAQGLQVQTMSPQLLLNSQGQIIATIGNGPTAASPSTTTVLPKATVPLTLTKTTTQGPVGKMVQSKVIIAPQPTAGKAVTSLSSAGAIACGDMPTVGQLVSKPQSGVHEEEAINLEEIREFAKNFKIRRLSLGLTQTQVGQALTATEGPAYSQSAICRFEKLDITPKSAQKLKPVLERWLAEAELWNQKGQQNLMEFVGGEPSKKRKRRTSFTPQAIEVLNIYFEKNSLPTGQEITDIAKELNYDREVVRVWFCNRRQTLKNTSKINVFQAH
- the LOC127419903 gene encoding POU domain, class 6, transcription factor 1-like isoform X3 — its product is MSGQETIRVLEVEVDTALSSSEADGKLESGGEEGGGQTLEAAEEALDSPVTISTTTAVSVEDSSPAVQTVVSKHISVTQAQPQTSVPITVQACPQVLTQDGLASLMTGMFTQQGSLAQPLLIPLSMAGSVGGQGGLAVLTLPTATFATLSSLAAASPGGGLLKLPFAGLQAATVLNSVQTQLQSPGQAVLQPQVSSLQSVQATLQPTQMTPTTTMSAVQKLSEPSASVATLQTAGLSINPAIISAASLGAQPQFISSLTTTPIITSAMSNVAGLTSQLITNAQGQVIGTLPFLVNPASLAGAAAASALPAQGLQVQTMSPQLLLNSQGQIIATIGNGPTAASPSTTTVLPKATVPLTLTKTTTQGPVGKMVQSKVIIAPQPTAGKAVTSLSSAGAIACGDMPTVGQLVSKPQSGVHEEEAINLEEIREFAKNFKIRRLSLGLTQTQVGQALTATEGPAYSQSAICRFEKLDITPKSAQKLKPVLERWLAEAELWNQKGQQNLMEFVGGEPSKKRKRRTSFTPQAIEVLNIYFEKNSLPTGQEITDIAKELNYDREVVRVWFCNRRQTLKNTSKINVFQAH